The following nucleotide sequence is from Desulfatiglans sp..
AAAATCTTCCCTGGTACCTGCTTGGTGTATCAAACGCCTCTTCCATGTTTGATATCACCGGCACCATGTGGCTTGTAACCATCCTCTTTGTCTACGGCTTCAAGGGCACACTTTTGCCGTGGCTATGGCCCACCTTCAACCAGATATTTCTTATGATATATCTTTCGCGCTGGATAAGGCGATCTAATGTTCTCACAGGGGCCGAATGGATAGGGACGCGGTTCGGTTCAGGCAGGGGTGCAGAATTGAGCCGGTTGAGCGTTGCCATATTTGCAATAATATCTGTAACAGGATTTCTTATCTATTCATTTCAGGGGGTGGGCAGGTTCGCCTCTGTGGTGCTACCCTGGGAATTTTCCCATAACACATATGCTATTATGCTTATGACGGTAACAACCGTTTACGTTATCCTGGGGGGGATGTACAGTGTTGTGATAACAGACCTTATCCAGTTTCTTTTACTTGCATCGGTCTCAGTTATACTTGCTGCTATAGCGATGCAGCAGATAAGCCCCGAGATGCTTAATGCCGCTATCCCTGAGGGCTGGAGGTCTCTTGCCTTCGGCTGGAAACTTAATATAGACTGGAGCAGCCATATACCTGCAGTAAATGATAAGATCGCATCCGACGGTTATGGGCTATTCACCTTTGTCATGATGATGATTATATTCAAGGGCATACTGAACAGCATGGCAGGTACTGCCCCCAATTACGATATGCAGCGGGTGCTGGCCACAAAGTCACCAAAAGAGGCGGCCCTTATGAGCGGGCTTGTTTCTGTTGCCCTGTTCCCGCGCTGGCTCATGATTGCAGGGCTTACACTTATAGGTCTCTGCTTTTACAGCGGGGGGCTCAGGGAGATGGGGGCAGATATCGATTTTGAAAAGATCATGCCCTATGTGATCAATAATTATATCCCGGTGGGTGTAACAGGGCTCGCTATTGCAGGGCTCATTGCAGCTTTCATGTCTACATTTGACTCCACGGTAAACGCAGGGGCAGCTTACATAGTAAATGATATCTATAAAAGGTATTTTAAACCTGATGCTGACAACAGGCATATCATACGCATGAGCTATATCGCATCGATTGCAATAGTGCTTGTGGGCATTACATTTGGCACCCTTGCAACATCCATTCACTCTATCATGCAGTGGATTGTATCCGGCCTGGGAGGCGGATTTGCTGTGCCCAATATACTGAAATGGCACTGGTGGAGACTCAACGGTTACGGCTATTTCTGGGGCATGCTCTTTGGCATTGCATCAGCCCTTTTGTGCCCTGTGATCTTTCCTGGAATGGACCCCCTGTATGCTTTCCCATATATCATGGGGATAGCCGCCATTGCCTCTGTTATTGGCAGTCTTTTAACTGAACAGGATGAAGAAGAGGTGCTGATAAAATTCTATACAACTGTAAGGCCATGGGGTTTCTGGGGGCAGATAAGGGAAAAGGCAATGAAGATAGATCCATCCTTTGCCTCGGAAATAAGCGCAGGAAGAGACCTGGTTAATGTCCTTGTGGGGATAATCTGGCAGATGACCTTTGTCTTTGTCCCCATACTTCTTGTGATGAAGTCATTTAAATGGATGATCATCGCAATTATCGTAATGATAATTACCTCTCTCTTTTTAAAGAAAAACTGGTATGAGAGGCTAAATGATGATTAATAAAAGGATAATGATATATCTCTTTTCTCTTATTTTTCTCTTTTTTAGCGTGAACAGTGCTGAGGCCGGTTTTAAAAATTTTGTAAGGGCTGATGTAGATAAACTCATGGATGGTGACATGGAATACAGGTTTATCTCCTTTAATATCCCGAACCTCCACATGATAGAAGACCACATGGTTTTTAGTGAGATGAACCCCTGGCGGCTCCCTGATACATATGAGCTTAACGATGCCATTGAGACAGTGGCCCAGATGGGTGGTCAGGCAGTGAGGATATATGCCATCACTGTCAGACGCCCTGATGATCCCTCTGGCACTCCTAAGCATGTTCTTGGGCCTAACGAGTTTAATGAAGAGGCATTTAAGGCCCTGGATAACATGATGGCCATTGCTGCAAAGCACGGGATCAGGGTTATTATCCCGCTCATGGATAACTGGCCATGGATGGGTGGGAGAGAAGAGTATGCCGGTTTCAGGGGAAAGGGTAAGGATGCGTTCTGGACTGACCCTGAACTCAGAGAGGATTTTAAAAAGACCATAAGTTTTATAGTCAATCGCACCAACACTGTAACAGGTATTAAATACCGTGATGACATGGCCATCCTTGCATGGGAGACAGGTAATGAACTCACCAGCACACCCGAATGGGTTGCTGATATTGCTGCCTATATAAGGAGCCTTGATAATAATCACCTTATAATAGATGGCTTTCACTCAAACATGATCAGGGAATCATCCCTTACTGACCCTAATATAAGCCTTGTCACAACGCATCACTATGAGCAGGATCCCGGGTTAATGGCCAGGAACATACGTAAAAACATGGATATGGCCAGGGGCAGGAAGCCCTATTTTGTGGGTGAGTTTGGTTTTATCAGCACAGTGGGTCTTGAGGCGGCAATCAATGCAATAATGGATTCCGGATCATCCGGTGGGCTTTCATGGAGCCTGCGTTTTCACAGCCGTGACGGTGGCTTTTACTGGCATTCTGAGATGCT
It contains:
- a CDS encoding Na+:solute symporter; translated protein: MNLHAIDVAIILLYVVIVIIIGLMIRKKASEGITSYFLGGKNLPWYLLGVSNASSMFDITGTMWLVTILFVYGFKGTLLPWLWPTFNQIFLMIYLSRWIRRSNVLTGAEWIGTRFGSGRGAELSRLSVAIFAIISVTGFLIYSFQGVGRFASVVLPWEFSHNTYAIMLMTVTTVYVILGGMYSVVITDLIQFLLLASVSVILAAIAMQQISPEMLNAAIPEGWRSLAFGWKLNIDWSSHIPAVNDKIASDGYGLFTFVMMMIIFKGILNSMAGTAPNYDMQRVLATKSPKEAALMSGLVSVALFPRWLMIAGLTLIGLCFYSGGLREMGADIDFEKIMPYVINNYIPVGVTGLAIAGLIAAFMSTFDSTVNAGAAYIVNDIYKRYFKPDADNRHIIRMSYIASIAIVLVGITFGTLATSIHSIMQWIVSGLGGGFAVPNILKWHWWRLNGYGYFWGMLFGIASALLCPVIFPGMDPLYAFPYIMGIAAIASVIGSLLTEQDEEEVLIKFYTTVRPWGFWGQIREKAMKIDPSFASEISAGRDLVNVLVGIIWQMTFVFVPILLVMKSFKWMIIAIIVMIITSLFLKKNWYERLNDD
- a CDS encoding cellulase family glycosylhydrolase, with amino-acid sequence MMINKRIMIYLFSLIFLFFSVNSAEAGFKNFVRADVDKLMDGDMEYRFISFNIPNLHMIEDHMVFSEMNPWRLPDTYELNDAIETVAQMGGQAVRIYAITVRRPDDPSGTPKHVLGPNEFNEEAFKALDNMMAIAAKHGIRVIIPLMDNWPWMGGREEYAGFRGKGKDAFWTDPELREDFKKTISFIVNRTNTVTGIKYRDDMAILAWETGNELTSTPEWVADIAAYIRSLDNNHLIIDGFHSNMIRESSLTDPNISLVTTHHYEQDPGLMARNIRKNMDMARGRKPYFVGEFGFISTVGLEAAINAIMDSGSSGGLSWSLRFHSRDGGFYWHSEMLGLGLYKAFHWPGFDSGKDYDETNVMKMMRKKAFEIRGEKLPPILPPKAPVVMAITSPASINWQGSTGASGYDIQRRELDKGVWTTIETGISDAEEAYRPLYTDKETMTGKSYEYRVRARNSAGESKWSEAAGPVNGIGEIISDPMMRTADIFTSGGKLEFTVKNSRQAKEDIYRLSGEKDAFIVYYLNDPFDQFQIDCFFPEVVSSPKIEISKDGINYSEIVVTSQNYYVEDKAYGYYKPVRYIYKQHGLDAKYLKVTWKGIMQIAHTNVGP